The Terrirubrum flagellatum nucleotide sequence TGCCCTGGTACGAAATCGCGTCGGCAAGGATGACATCGCCGCGCTGCGCCACGGCGCGCAGCACGCATGCGAGCCCATGTTGCGCGCCATCGGTCAGCACGACGCGGCTCGCATCGCCATCACCGGCGACGCCATCGAGCCAGGCGGCGACGGCTGTGCGCGCCCAGAGCGGCCCTTCCGGCGGGTGGTAATCCTGCAGGCTCGCAAAGCGTCGATCTTTGGAAAGACGCGGCAACAGCGTCGTCGCAGCTTCGATATAGGCTGTCGTGGCGGGGCGATTGACGGAAAGATCAACCAACCCGGCTTCGTCGCTGGGCGCAGATTTGAAGGACGGTTCTTCCGCATCGCGCGGCGCGATCAGCGTGCCGCGGCCGGGGCGCGCCTCGACGAGACCGCGTTCCTGCAGCGTCGCGAAAGCTCGCGTGACAGTTGTGACATTGATGCCGAGCGCGCGGGCGATCTCGCGATGAGGCGGCAGCCGGTCGCCTTCGCTAAGCTCGCCACGCGCTATTCGATCGCCGATCGCATCAGCCAGCCGCTGGTAGACCGGCCCATCACCCGCCGGCAGTTCCAGATGATCGAGCATATTTTGCGCGCGCCCAGCCAACCCAAGTAGTCGACTACCTTATCATGGTGACGAAAACCACACAATTTGCCTTATCCGCTTCGATTTTGATGGCAAGCGGCCAGATATATGACCAATAGCCGATCAAAATGCCATATAATTTGTGCTTGACGCCCTTATTTGCCCCAGATAGCGTCACTCAAATCGAAGTTATCTGATCATACAATTTGACTGGCTTTTACAGCCGTGCTTGGGAGGGCGCAGTTGAAGCAGGCATCGGCGAATCATGTGGGCGGGACCAGTCCGCTCCAGGCGCCAGCCGCTCAGCGAGACACGTCGACAAGCGCGCACGCGGCTCCGCGAGATCAGGGCAAGCAGCCGCCGATAGTCGCCGACGCGGAGCAGAACAGTCGCCCGCTCGTCGAATTTGTCGACGTCGAGAAAGCCTACGGCTCCTTTCAGGCGGTGCGAAATCTCAACCTGCATGTCGGCCGCGGCGAGTTCCTGACCTTTCTCGGCCCCTCTGGCTCGGGAAAGACCACGACGCTCAATATGCTGGCGGGCTTCGAGCGCCCAACGCGCGGCGTCATCACGCTTGAAGGAAAATCTGTCGAGCGATTGCCGCCCTATGAGCGGAACATCGGCATGGTGTTCCAGAACTATGCGCTCTTTCCGCATATGAGCGTCGAAGAAAATGTCGCCTTCCCGCTGTCAGTCAGGAAGACGCCGAAGGCCGAGATCGCTCCGCGCGTGAAACGCGCGCTCGAGATGGTGCGGCTGGAGCAGTTTGGGGACCGCAAGCCGGCGCAGCTCTCCGGCGGCCAGCAGCAGCGCGTCGCTCTGGCGCGCGCGCTCGTGTTCAAGCCGTCGCTGGTGCTCATGGACGAGCCGCTCGGCGCGCTCGACAAGAAGCTGCGCGAGCACATGCAGATCGAGTTGAAGCAAATTCATGAAACGCTCGGCGTCACCATCGTCTATGTCACGCACGATCAGAGCGAAGCGCTGACCATGTCGGATCGCGTCGCCGTGTTCGAAGGCGGCGTTGTCGTTCAGATCGGATCACCCGACACGCTCTATAATGAGCCTGCGACGCCTTTTGTCGCGGAATTCATCGGCGAGAATAATCTGCTGGACGGCGAAGTCGCGAAGATCAGCGGCGTGCAATGTCTCATCGCGCTAAGCGGCGGGAAGATGATCATCGCCAACGCCGCCGACAGATTGTCGGCGGGCGACGCGGTCAAGCTCGCGATCCGGCCAGAGCGGATCTCGGTGTCGCGCGAGCAGGCCCGGAGCGAGAATTGCGTCGAGGCGATTGTCGACGGGCGCATCTATCTCGGCGATCACCAGCGGCTGCTGGCGCGGCTCGAGAACGGAGATGTGCTGACCGTGAAGATCGGCCCGGAGGGCGCGCCGCCATCGGGCGAAAAGATTCAATTGAGCTGGAACGCCGTCGATAGCCGCGCCTTCACCGCCGGCGTCGCGGCTCCCCGGAATATTTCGGCTTCGAGGAGGGAAGAATGACAGGACATTGCAAATTGGCGCTGGCGCTGACGGGCGCGGCGATTATCTGGCAGTGGCAGCCGGCGGCGGCGCAGGAGCTTACCATCATGGCGACCGGCGGTGCCTGGCAGGCGGCGCTGCGCCAGGCCTGGTTCGAGCCCTTCGCCAAGAAGATGGGCGTCAAATTCAATGAGCAGGAATATCTCGGCGATCTCGGCAAGATCAAAGCCATGGTCGAAACCGGCAATGTGCCCGTCGATCTTGTCACGGTCGAGAAATCGACGGTTCTGCAAGGCTGTGACGCCGGCGTTCTTATCCGCCTCGATTATTCCAAGATCGCCGATCGCTCGCGCTTCCTGCCTGGAACCGCGCTTGATTGCGGCGTCGGCATCGACGTCTATGGCGATGTCCTCGCCTATGACACAACCGTGCTGAAAGAAGCGCCAACCTCCGTGCTCGATATTTTCGACACGAAGAAGTTTCCGGGCAAGCGCGCGATGCGCAAGGCGCCGGCGCAGAATCTTGAATGGGCGCTGATGGCCGACGGCGTGCCGATCGCGGACATCTACAAGGTGCTTGCAACCCCTGCCGGCGTCGACCGCGCCTTCAAGAAGCTCGATACGATCAAGAAGGACATCGTCTGGTGGGAGGCCGGCGCGCAGCCGCCGCAGCTTCTCGCGTCGAAAGAAGTGGTGATGACGACCGCGTGGAACGGACGCATTCAGAATGCGATCGACAATGACAAGCGACCTTTCGCGATCGTCTGGAAAAACCAGATCGTCGAATATGACATGATCGCGATCCCCAAGGGCGCGAAGAATCTCGATCTCGCTTACAAATATCTTTCCTACGCCGCGCAGCCCGAGGTGAGCGCGCAGCTCGGCCGCTACATCCCTTACGGCCCCGTGCTCAAGGATGCCACGCCCTTCATTCCGAAGGACGTTCTGCCGAAACTGCCGACCGCGCCGGACCATATGACGAGCTATCTCGTGGGCGATGTCGAATTCTGGGGCGACCATGGCGAGGATCTGGTGAAACGCTTCAACGCCTGGCTTGCCCAATAATCGGGATTTGCGTTCGCGCCCGGGCGGCCTACGCCCGGGCGATCGTGGAGCTTCTTTGATGTCTCTCGCCGCCGCGGCGCCAATGGTCATCGCAAAAGGTCGCAGCGAGGGTCTGCGGCCGCTCTTGCTCGTAGCGCCGCTGCTCCTGCTTCTCCTGCTCAGCTTCGGCCTCCCTATCGCAGCGCTTCTCTCGCGCGCGTTCTATGAGCCGATGATCGCCAATGCGCTGCCCCGCACCAGCGCAGCGCTTTCCAGCTCCAGCGGAGCGGGCGTGCCGGACGATCAGGTTTTCCGCGCGCTGGCCGCTGACCTCGCCGCGGCGCAGGCGGCGGAGCGCGTCTACGAATTCGCGAAGAGCTTCAATGTCCGATTGCCCGGCGCGCGCAGCCAGATGCTCCGCGCCGCTCGCGCCGCGGCGCAGGACTCTTCAATCAACAAGGAGGGACTCATCCGCGCCGCGCCCTTGCTGGGTGATGAGCGTTGCTGGGCGGCGATCCGCGCGGGCGTCAATCGCTTCACGACCTTCTTCCTGCTCAACGCGTTCGATCTGCGCTGGAGCGATCAGGGTTCGATTGTCTCGGCGCCAATCGAGCAGGCGGTGTTCGTCCGCGTCTTCGGCCGCACATTCCTGATCGCCGCGCTGGTGACGCTGGCGACGTTGGCGCTGGCCTTTCCCCTCGCCTATCTCATCAGCAATCTGAGGCCCGCCATGGCCGGCGCCGTGCTGGTGCTTGTGCTTCTGCCGTTCTGGACGTCAATCCTGGTGCGCACGGCGGCGTGGACGGTCATCCTGCAGAAGTTCGGGCTGCTCAATGACGCTCTGCTCTGGCTCGGCCTCGCGCAGGACAGGCTGGAGCTGATGTACAGCCGCGCGGGCCTCATCATCGCGATGACCCATATCCAATTGCCGTTCACTCTCTTGCCGATCTATAGCGTCATGCGCTCGATGCAGCCGTCGCAGCTTCGCGCGGCGCAGTCACTTGGCGCACGGCCGCTCACTGCATTCTGGAAAGTTTATCTGCCGCAGGTGACGCCCGGCGTGCTCGCGGGCGGCCTTCTCACCTTTATCCTCTGCCTCGGCTACTACATCACGCCGGCGCTCATCGGCGGCGCGAGCGATCAGTTGATCAGCAACTTCATCGCCAATTACGTCAATGTCGAACTGAACTGGGAAATGGCGGCGGCGCTGAGTTTCGTGCTGCTGACTTCGACGATCGGCCTCTATGCGCTGATGACGCACTATCTCGGCCTCGACCTCTTCAAGATGGGATAGATCGTTGCTGCTCTCTCCCTATCCCACACTCGGTGAACGCATCCGCATCGGCGCGCTCTGGATCTGGTGCGGATTGATGCTGATCTTCCTGATCGCGCCGATCTTCGTTCCCATACCACTCTCCTTCAGCAGCGGCTCCTTCTTCACCTTTCCTCTGCCCGGCCTGTCGCTGCGATGGTACGAGACGGTGCTTGGCGCGCCGCGCTGGCGCGCTGCGATCGGCAACAGCCTGCTAATCGGACTGGGAACGACGATCCTCGCGACAATTCTTGGAACGCTGACGGCGATCGGCCTGTCCGACCCGAAATTCCCGGCGCGTCGGCTCGTCGTGCCGATCCTGATCTCGCCGCTCATCGTTCCCGTGGTCGTCACCGCAGTCGGGACCTATTTGTTCTACGCCCGCATCGGACTCGCGAGCACCTATACAGGCGTGATCCTGGCGCACACGGTGCTGGCCAGCCCCTTCGTCGTCGTGACGGTTGGCGCGAGTCTGACGGGCTTCGATCGCAACCTGATGCGCGCGACCGCTATCCTCGGCGCAAAGCCTCTGACGGGCTTTTTCCGGGTGATGCTGCCATTGATTCTGCCCGGCGTCCTCTCCGGCGCCGCCTTCGCCTTCGTCACGTCCTTCGACGAGGTCGTTGTGGCCCAGTTTCTCGCGAGCGCGGAACAGCGCACCCTGCCACTCGAAATGTTCACCGGACTGCGCGAGCAGCTCAGCCCGGCCATCACCGCGGCGGCGACAATGATGATGGGACTGTCGATCATCCTGCTCATGGTGGCCAATCTTCTCGCGCGCCAATCGAGACGGCGAGCCGGCTCCGCCTCTGACTAGGCGAGCGATACAGACCGCGCTTACGCGGTAGCTGTCATCGAGCGCCACAGGCGGATATTCGCCGTCGATCTCGATAGCGGACCTTCGACGCGCACTTAAACGCTACGTCAAGGTATAAACAAAAGCACCAAGCTTTTCGCATCCAACATGATTGCGAAATCGCTCGCTTTAACGCTCACTAATCAAAATGGCCGGTTCTCTTACGCCGCGATCGCATCCCAACACATCTGCAAAAGCTCCTCACGGTCCTTCCGGGTCAGCGGCTTGTCGTGAACGCGCTGCCATTTGAGACTGTTGCGAATGGCCCCTCCGAGCAGAGCGCCAATCAGCGTCGTCGAGGCGCGTCGCACGACCCCCGCCTTCTGAGCGTCTGAGATGAGGCGTCCGATATAGACGCTCGACCCCGAGAAAACCTCACGCAGTTCGGAATGGCTGATGATCGGCGCGTTGGAAAGATATTCAAACAGGATCGCGCGATCGGGGTCAGCCCATATGAAATCAATGTAGTCGGAAAAATAATTGATGAAGCGCTGGCGATGCGGCTCGATCGGATCAATTGGCCGGACGAGCGCTTCATCGATCGATTTCGCGAGGCGCTTGTAGACAGCCCAGATCAACTCCTCCTTTGAGGAGAAGTAGTTGTAGAGCGAGCCTGTGGCCACTCCCGCCGCTTCCGCAATCGCAGACATGGGCGAATTCAGCCCATTCTGGACAATCAGTTTGGCGGTCGCCGCAAGAATGCGCTCGCGTTTGTCAACGCTGTAATCCATATTGAATGAACGTTCATTCACCTGTCACAAAGCATCGTTACGCGCCTCCTTAGCAAGACGCAAGAGGCGCCGACGTTAAGCCGACCGTCTCGAGAAATTCCTGGCCCATCCGCCGCTGGCGGTCGGACGGTCGCGAATGTCTGCGCCTATCAGAGATCAAGAGCGAAGCGATGCCGCAGAATCTCACCTTCATCCATTTGACTGATCTGCACATCAACGCGCCAAGCGTGCAGGACGACCATCTTTTCTCTGACACGAGCGCGACGTTGCGGAAGATTCTGTCCGAGGTGAAAGCGCTCGCTCCGCAGCCGAAATTCATCGTCGCCAGCGGCGATCTCACCAATCGCGGCGACGTCGAAAGCTATCAGCATCTCAAGAGCATCTTCGATGAGGCGGCGCTCGATATTCCCGTTGTCTGGGCGCTCGGCAATCATGATCGCCGCGCCGGTTTCTATCGAGGCATGCTTGGCCGCGCGGAGAATCTCGGCGCGCCCTATTTCCACGACCGAGTGATCGAAGGCCTTCATGTGATCGCGCTGGATTCAAGCGCTCCTGGCAAGATCGGCGGCTCGATCGAGGCCGAGCAGTTCGCCTGGCTCGAAAGCCGTCTCAATGATCATCCCGATCTGCCGAAGCTTCTCGTCAGCCATCACGCCCCTCTTCTCGATGAAGACGACATCGAGATGGAATGGGAGGCGATTTCCGCCCCCGACACGATTCGGCTGCGCAAGCTGCTTGCCGGCCGCAACGTGATCGGGCTGCTGTCCGGTCATATCCATTTTGATCGCGTGTCGAGCTGGCACGGCGTTCCCGTGGTCGTCGGCATCGGCCAGCACGCCGCGACTGACGTGCTTTCCCTGCACAAAGGCGTGCGCATGGTCTCCGGCGCCTCATTCGCGATCGGGACGGTGCGGCCTTCCGGCCTCACAGTGTCCTTCACGCCGCAGCCGACCGATCGCCGCGAACTGCACATGATCACCTTCGCGGCCATGGCCGAACTCATCGCCAAATATGAAGCCGCGGCCGAAGCCGCCGAATAACACGCAGGGGACGTCACATGCGCAGACGCGCTTTTCTTGCCGGCCTCGCCGCGCTTCCCGCTGGCGCGCTGTCCGAATCCGCCAGCGCTCAAACGCCGGTCGAGATCAATTTCTATAATTACAATCTGGCGACGGCGGGCCTCGGCGCCGAAGCGACGAAGAAACTTATTCAGGAATTCATGGACGCCAATCCGAACGTCAGGGTGAAGGGCGTCGGCGTCGGCGCCGCTGACATCACTGCCCGCGTTCAGGCCGATGTCGCAGCGCGGCGTCCTGTCGACCTCATTCAGCTCATCTTCAACGACATGGATTTCGCCGTGCGCAGCCTCGGCGCCAAGGCGCTGGAGGACATCATTCCCGGCGAAGAGCTGCGCGCGCATTTCGAAGGCTTTGCGCCGAACGGGCTGAAGCTCGGCATGCTCAACGGCAAGACCTATGGCCTCGCCTACACCTTCTCGACGCCGGTCCTCTTCTACAACGCCGATCTTTTCAAGCGCGCCGGCCTCGATCCAGAGCGGCCGCCGCAGAACTGGGCTGACGTCAAGCAAACAGCGCTTACGATCAGGGAGAAGACCGGGAAAAACGGATTCAGCGCTGGCGTCTTCGGGCCGTCGGCAGGCGACTGGCTGTTCCAGGGCGTTATTCGCTCGAATGGCGGCGAAGTGATTTCGCGCGATCGGAAGACATTGAAGTTCGGCGAGCCGGAGGCCATCGAGGCGGTGGCGATGCTGCGAGACCTCTTCACAAGCGGCGCCATGCCGAATCTCGACATCAACGGCGCCATGGAGTCGATGGCGTCAGGCAATCTCGGCATGTATCTCCAGACCAGCGCCGTTCAGGGTTTCCTGATCAATGGCGCGAAGGACAAGTTCGAGCTGCGCGCCTCGACGATGCCGACCTTCGGCGAGAAGCCCGTGCGGCCGAATAATTCCGGAAGCGCGCT carries:
- a CDS encoding ABC transporter ATP-binding protein, with translation MKQASANHVGGTSPLQAPAAQRDTSTSAHAAPRDQGKQPPIVADAEQNSRPLVEFVDVEKAYGSFQAVRNLNLHVGRGEFLTFLGPSGSGKTTTLNMLAGFERPTRGVITLEGKSVERLPPYERNIGMVFQNYALFPHMSVEENVAFPLSVRKTPKAEIAPRVKRALEMVRLEQFGDRKPAQLSGGQQQRVALARALVFKPSLVLMDEPLGALDKKLREHMQIELKQIHETLGVTIVYVTHDQSEALTMSDRVAVFEGGVVVQIGSPDTLYNEPATPFVAEFIGENNLLDGEVAKISGVQCLIALSGGKMIIANAADRLSAGDAVKLAIRPERISVSREQARSENCVEAIVDGRIYLGDHQRLLARLENGDVLTVKIGPEGAPPSGEKIQLSWNAVDSRAFTAGVAAPRNISASRREE
- a CDS encoding ABC transporter substrate-binding protein; its protein translation is MTGHCKLALALTGAAIIWQWQPAAAQELTIMATGGAWQAALRQAWFEPFAKKMGVKFNEQEYLGDLGKIKAMVETGNVPVDLVTVEKSTVLQGCDAGVLIRLDYSKIADRSRFLPGTALDCGVGIDVYGDVLAYDTTVLKEAPTSVLDIFDTKKFPGKRAMRKAPAQNLEWALMADGVPIADIYKVLATPAGVDRAFKKLDTIKKDIVWWEAGAQPPQLLASKEVVMTTAWNGRIQNAIDNDKRPFAIVWKNQIVEYDMIAIPKGAKNLDLAYKYLSYAAQPEVSAQLGRYIPYGPVLKDATPFIPKDVLPKLPTAPDHMTSYLVGDVEFWGDHGEDLVKRFNAWLAQ
- a CDS encoding ABC transporter permease; this translates as MSLAAAAPMVIAKGRSEGLRPLLLVAPLLLLLLLSFGLPIAALLSRAFYEPMIANALPRTSAALSSSSGAGVPDDQVFRALAADLAAAQAAERVYEFAKSFNVRLPGARSQMLRAARAAAQDSSINKEGLIRAAPLLGDERCWAAIRAGVNRFTTFFLLNAFDLRWSDQGSIVSAPIEQAVFVRVFGRTFLIAALVTLATLALAFPLAYLISNLRPAMAGAVLVLVLLPFWTSILVRTAAWTVILQKFGLLNDALLWLGLAQDRLELMYSRAGLIIAMTHIQLPFTLLPIYSVMRSMQPSQLRAAQSLGARPLTAFWKVYLPQVTPGVLAGGLLTFILCLGYYITPALIGGASDQLISNFIANYVNVELNWEMAAALSFVLLTSTIGLYALMTHYLGLDLFKMG
- a CDS encoding ABC transporter permease, encoding MLLSPYPTLGERIRIGALWIWCGLMLIFLIAPIFVPIPLSFSSGSFFTFPLPGLSLRWYETVLGAPRWRAAIGNSLLIGLGTTILATILGTLTAIGLSDPKFPARRLVVPILISPLIVPVVVTAVGTYLFYARIGLASTYTGVILAHTVLASPFVVVTVGASLTGFDRNLMRATAILGAKPLTGFFRVMLPLILPGVLSGAAFAFVTSFDEVVVAQFLASAEQRTLPLEMFTGLREQLSPAITAAATMMMGLSIILLMVANLLARQSRRRAGSASD
- a CDS encoding TetR/AcrR family transcriptional regulator yields the protein MDYSVDKRERILAATAKLIVQNGLNSPMSAIAEAAGVATGSLYNYFSSKEELIWAVYKRLAKSIDEALVRPIDPIEPHRQRFINYFSDYIDFIWADPDRAILFEYLSNAPIISHSELREVFSGSSVYIGRLISDAQKAGVVRRASTTLIGALLGGAIRNSLKWQRVHDKPLTRKDREELLQMCWDAIAA
- a CDS encoding metallophosphoesterase: MPQNLTFIHLTDLHINAPSVQDDHLFSDTSATLRKILSEVKALAPQPKFIVASGDLTNRGDVESYQHLKSIFDEAALDIPVVWALGNHDRRAGFYRGMLGRAENLGAPYFHDRVIEGLHVIALDSSAPGKIGGSIEAEQFAWLESRLNDHPDLPKLLVSHHAPLLDEDDIEMEWEAISAPDTIRLRKLLAGRNVIGLLSGHIHFDRVSSWHGVPVVVGIGQHAATDVLSLHKGVRMVSGASFAIGTVRPSGLTVSFTPQPTDRRELHMITFAAMAELIAKYEAAAEAAE
- a CDS encoding ABC transporter substrate-binding protein codes for the protein MRRRAFLAGLAALPAGALSESASAQTPVEINFYNYNLATAGLGAEATKKLIQEFMDANPNVRVKGVGVGAADITARVQADVAARRPVDLIQLIFNDMDFAVRSLGAKALEDIIPGEELRAHFEGFAPNGLKLGMLNGKTYGLAYTFSTPVLFYNADLFKRAGLDPERPPQNWADVKQTALTIREKTGKNGFSAGVFGPSAGDWLFQGVIRSNGGEVISRDRKTLKFGEPEAIEAVAMLRDLFTSGAMPNLDINGAMESMASGNLGMYLQTSAVQGFLINGAKDKFELRASTMPTFGEKPVRPNNSGSALVILASDRAKQRAAWELMKFLTSKRGYTVITSEIGYLPLRTDIVDDPRYLGDWVKAHPLVQPNLKQLAVLEPWDSMPGSNYRQIVKTMMDAAEMSVFGGVDVGATLKTAQATAQRLMPN